The following are from one region of the Cottoperca gobio chromosome 13, fCotGob3.1, whole genome shotgun sequence genome:
- the dcun1d5 gene encoding DCN1-like protein 5, with translation MPVKKKRKLPDAVDNERKCKITSFTRPQIRGARPISAEKLFSNKKCLAWFHGYAGPDKVVGPEAMEKFCEDIGVEPENIIMLVLAWHLEAASMGFFTKEEWLRGMTLLQCDCTERLQSKLDYLRSELNDSVVFKNIYRYAFDFARDKDQRSLDMETAKSMLALLLATTWPLFPVFNQFLEQSKYKGMNKDQWYNVLEFSRTIDTDLSNYDEDGAWPVLLDEFVEWQKAWSAS, from the exons ATGCCtgtgaagaaaaagaggaagctTCCTGATGCAGTTGATAATGAGCGCAAGTGTAAAATTACAAG TTTCACCAGACCTCAGATTCGTGGTGCGAGGCCGATCAGCGCTGAGAAGCTGTTCTCCAATAAGAAGTGCCTGGCATGGTTCCACGGGTACGCCGGCCCCGACAAGGTGGTCGGTCCGGAGGCCATGGAGAAGTTCTGTGAAGACATTGGTGTGGAACCAGAGAAT ATTATCATGTTAGTTTTAGCCTGGCATCTAGAAGCAGCAAGTATGGGGTTCTTCACAAAAGAGGAGTGGCTCAGGGGAATGACGTTATTACA GTGTGACTGCACAGAGAGGTTACAGAGCAAACTGGATTATCTGCGCAGTGAGCTCAACGACTCTGTAGTCTTCAAAAACATCTACAGATACGCCTTTGACTTCGCCAGA GATAAGGACCAGAGGAGTTTGGACATGGAGACGGCTAAATCCATGCTGGCCTTACTGCTGGCGACAACATGGCCTCTCTTCCCAGTCTTCAATCAGTTTCTGGAG CAGTCCAAGTACAAGGGGATGAATAAGGACCAGTGGTATAACGTTCTGGAGTTCAGCAGGACCATCGACACAGACCTCAGTAACTACGATGAAGATGGAGCTT GGCCAGTGCTGCTAGACGAGTTTGTGGAATGGCAGAAAGCCTGGTCAGCATCGTAG